The following are encoded together in the Juglans microcarpa x Juglans regia isolate MS1-56 chromosome 2D, Jm3101_v1.0, whole genome shotgun sequence genome:
- the LOC121251216 gene encoding fasciclin-like arabinogalactan protein 13: MAASTPLSLIILVTLINIQLLLLLPPQTQAQTPSAPAPAPAGPVNLTGILDKNGQYTTFIGLLTETQVANQIENQLNTSSEGLTVFAPTDNAFNNLKSGAINGLSTQEKVQLVLYHVSPKYYRLVDLLTVTNPVRTQAAGNDGNWGLNFTGHGNQVNVTTGIVTTQINNALRQQFPLGLYQVDLVLLPEELFGAKPPASAPPAAKTPSTTSNTTTNTSAPASPTEGTGAGGRNVVGWGLSLGLGMLCMGALS; encoded by the coding sequence ATGGCAGCTTccacacctctctctctcatcatcctCGTGACCCTCATTAACATCCAactgctcctcctcctcccaccTCAAACCCAAGCCCAAACCCCCTCAGCCCCGGCGCCAGCTCCCGCTGGCCCAGTCAACTTAACAGGAATCCTCGACAAAAACGGCCAATACACCACCTTCATTGGCCTCCTCACCGAGACCCAAGTGGCCAACCAAATCGAAAACCAGCTCAACACCTCTTCTGAGGGCTTGACTGTCTTCGCTCCCACCGACAATGCCTTCAACAACCTTAAATCCGGTGCCATAAATGGCCTCAGTACCCAAGAAAAAGTACAGCTTGTTCTTTACCACGTATCGCCTAAATACTACCGACTTGTTGATCTTCTAACGGTTACCAACCCTGTTCGTACTCAAGCTGCAGGCAACGATGGCAATTGGGGGCTTAACTTCACTGGCCACGGCAACCAAGTCAACGTGACGACCGGAATCGTTACGACACAAATCAACAATGCGCTGCGGCAACAGTTTCCTTTGGGGCTTTACCAAGTGGACTTGGTGTTGTTGCCCGAGGAATTGTTTGGAGCTAAGCCTCCAGCTTCAGCACCACCAGCGGCAAAAACCCCATCCACCACCTCCAACACTACGACAAACACCTCGGCCCCGGCATCCCCTACGGAGGGTACTGGTGCGGGTGGGAGAAATGTGGTTGGGTGGGGTTTGTCTCTTGGGCTTGGGATGCTTTGCATGGGAGCTCTCTCTTGA